A window from Vulpes vulpes isolate BD-2025 chromosome 9, VulVul3, whole genome shotgun sequence encodes these proteins:
- the MADCAM1 gene encoding mucosal addressin cell adhesion molecule 1 isoform X2 gives MERGLALLLPVFLGLLQRGRGGPLEVEPPDSVVAVSLGGSRQLTCRLSCADRRAPSVQWRGLDTSLGAVRSDAGSSVLSVHNASLSAAGTHVCVGSCGNLTLQRTVQLLVFAFPDQLTVSPVALVAKQDREVACTAHNVTPASPEALSLSLLLGDRELGEALSREVEEEPQQGEDLLFRVTGRWLLPSLDTPTLPALRCRATMTLPGVQLSHQRAIPVLHSLTSREPPGTTSPGATLELSSTRSSESPAPLAGNSSARPCRPKIHQSPAAGGLELLCEAACGPGVAVGWTQAPGGLEAYQRREAGARAWLSVPRAGCGPEGWFQCRLDPGGQMASLYLVAEVCSPPAPPALWTGSLVLGLLLLALLAYRLRKRCRPAR, from the exons ATGGAGCGGGGCCTCGCCCTCCTGCTGCCTGTCTTCCTGGGGCTCCTCCAGCGAGGCCGGG GTGGGCCGCTGGAGGTGGAGCCCCCAGACTCCGTGGTGGCCGTGTCCTTGGGCGGCTCGCGGCAGCTCACCTGCCGGCTGTCGTGCGCCGACCGCAGGGCCCCGTCGGTGCAGTGGCGGGGCCTGGACACCAGCCTGGGCGCCGTGCGGTCGGACGCAGGCAGCAGCGTCCTCTCCGTGCACAACGCGTCCCTGTCGGCTGCCGGCACCCACGTGTGCGTGGGCTCCTGCGGGAACCTCACCCTCCAGCGGACCGTGCAGCTGCTGGTGTTCG CATTCCCAGACCAGCTGACTGTGTCCCCAGTGGCCCTGGTGGCCAAGCAGGACCGGGAGGTGGCCTGCACGGCCCACAACGTCACACCTGCCAGCCCCGAGGCCCTCTCCTTGTCCCTGCTCCTGGGGGACCGGGAGCTGGGGGAGGCCCTGAGccgggaggtggaggaggagccGCAGCAGGGTGAGGACCTGCTGTTCCGGGTGACGGGGCGCTGGCTGCTGCCCTCCCTGgacacccccaccctgcccgccCTCCGCTGCCGGGCAACCATGACGCTGCCCGGCGTGCAGCTGAGTCACCAGCGGGCCATTCCAG TCCTGCACAGCCTGACCTCCCGGGAGCCCCCCGGCACGACCTCCCCCGGGGCCACCCTAGAGCTGAGCTCCACCCGCAGCTCCGAGAGTCCTGCACCCCTGGCCGGGAACAGCTCCGCCAGGCCCTGCCGCCCCAAGATCCACCAGTCACCCGCAGCAGGGGGTCTGGAGCTGCTGTGTGAGGCGGCCTGCGGCCCCGGGGTGGCCGTGGGCTGGACGCAGGCGCCCGGGGGGCTGGAGGCCTACCAGAGGCGGGAGGCCGGGGCCCGGGCTTGGCTGAGCGTGCCCCGGGCAGGGTGCGGCCCTGAAGGCTGGTTCCAGTGTCGCCTGGACCCAGGGGGACAGATGGCCAGCCTGTACCTGGTCGCGGAAGTCT GCTCCCCGCCAGCGCCCCCAGCCCTGTGGACGGGCAGCTTGGTGCTGGGGCTGCTCCTCCTGGCGCTCCTCGCCTACCGCCTGCGGAAGCGCTGCAGGCCCGCCCGGTGA
- the MADCAM1 gene encoding mucosal addressin cell adhesion molecule 1 isoform X1 yields the protein MERGLALLLPVFLGLLQRGRGGPLEVEPPDSVVAVSLGGSRQLTCRLSCADRRAPSVQWRGLDTSLGAVRSDAGSSVLSVHNASLSAAGTHVCVGSCGNLTLQRTVQLLVFAFPDQLTVSPVALVAKQDREVACTAHNVTPASPEALSLSLLLGDRELGEALSREVEEEPQQGEDLLFRVTGRWLLPSLDTPTLPALRCRATMTLPGVQLSHQRAIPVLHSLTSREPPGTTSPGATLELSSTRSSESPAPLAGNSSARPCRPKIHQSPAAGGLELLCEAACGPGVAVGWTQAPGGLEAYQRREAGARAWLSVPRAGCGPEGWFQCRLDPGGQMASLYLVAEVCEFPRGGVGGSLKKGACPASVPCPVQGAPRGLCISRPLDFPAPRQLYSLQRPPEYK from the exons ATGGAGCGGGGCCTCGCCCTCCTGCTGCCTGTCTTCCTGGGGCTCCTCCAGCGAGGCCGGG GTGGGCCGCTGGAGGTGGAGCCCCCAGACTCCGTGGTGGCCGTGTCCTTGGGCGGCTCGCGGCAGCTCACCTGCCGGCTGTCGTGCGCCGACCGCAGGGCCCCGTCGGTGCAGTGGCGGGGCCTGGACACCAGCCTGGGCGCCGTGCGGTCGGACGCAGGCAGCAGCGTCCTCTCCGTGCACAACGCGTCCCTGTCGGCTGCCGGCACCCACGTGTGCGTGGGCTCCTGCGGGAACCTCACCCTCCAGCGGACCGTGCAGCTGCTGGTGTTCG CATTCCCAGACCAGCTGACTGTGTCCCCAGTGGCCCTGGTGGCCAAGCAGGACCGGGAGGTGGCCTGCACGGCCCACAACGTCACACCTGCCAGCCCCGAGGCCCTCTCCTTGTCCCTGCTCCTGGGGGACCGGGAGCTGGGGGAGGCCCTGAGccgggaggtggaggaggagccGCAGCAGGGTGAGGACCTGCTGTTCCGGGTGACGGGGCGCTGGCTGCTGCCCTCCCTGgacacccccaccctgcccgccCTCCGCTGCCGGGCAACCATGACGCTGCCCGGCGTGCAGCTGAGTCACCAGCGGGCCATTCCAG TCCTGCACAGCCTGACCTCCCGGGAGCCCCCCGGCACGACCTCCCCCGGGGCCACCCTAGAGCTGAGCTCCACCCGCAGCTCCGAGAGTCCTGCACCCCTGGCCGGGAACAGCTCCGCCAGGCCCTGCCGCCCCAAGATCCACCAGTCACCCGCAGCAGGGGGTCTGGAGCTGCTGTGTGAGGCGGCCTGCGGCCCCGGGGTGGCCGTGGGCTGGACGCAGGCGCCCGGGGGGCTGGAGGCCTACCAGAGGCGGGAGGCCGGGGCCCGGGCTTGGCTGAGCGTGCCCCGGGCAGGGTGCGGCCCTGAAGGCTGGTTCCAGTGTCGCCTGGACCCAGGGGGACAGATGGCCAGCCTGTACCTGGTCGCGGAAGTCTGTGAGTTCccgaggggtggggtgggtgggagccTCAAGAAAGGGGCCTGCCCAGCCTCGGTCCCCTGTCCCGTCCAGGGGGCACCTCGAGGGCTGTGCATCTCGAGGCCTCTGGATTTCCCAGCACCCCGACAGCTTTACAGCCTACAAAGGCCCCCGGAGTACAAGTAG